The sequence below is a genomic window from Anaerocolumna chitinilytica.
GATATACCGTTAAAGCCCTGAGGTGCTAAAACATCAAGAACCTGCAGGTATTTACCGGAGCCGGCAAGATAGAGCAGACCGCCGCCAAGACCGGAAAGAGCTCCTGCTATGGTCATAGAAAGTATAATATTTCTCTTGGAATTAATACCTGCATAACGGCTCGCTTCCGGGCTTAGTCCGCAGGCTTTTAACTCATAACCAAAAGTTGTTTTATTTAAAACAATATAAACAATAATAACAGCCACAATGGCAATAAAGATGCTGATATTAATATTATTGGAATGAAATAACTTGTCCAATCCTGCCTTCGGAATTAACGCTGTTTTAGCAACAGGTACGGACTGGCTCTTAATAGGGTCATAAACGTACTTTACAATAAGGATATTTACAAGGTACATTCCAATATAATTCATCATAATGGAAGTAATAACCTCATTCACATTGGCAACTGCTTTTAAGATACCAGGTACCATACCCCAGATTGCTCCTGCTATAAAAGCTCCCAGAAGGGCCACGATCCAGTGAACACCACCAGGCAGGAAAGTCCATTTTACACCAATATAAACTGCTGCAAATGCTCCGCTAGTAAATTGACCGGAGGAACCAATGTTAAACAAACCGGTTTTAAAGGCAAAACCAACCGATAAGCCGGTTAAGATAATGGGAGTTGCCAGGTAGAATACCTGTGCTAAACCGGATAAACCATCCGTAAAACCGCCTTTTAGTATCATTCCAAAGGCCGGAAGAGCCTGATGTGCATTACTAAAAAGTAATATAATTAATCCGAAAAGAAGTCCGGCGGCAATGGCAACGATTGATGCAGCAAAATCCTTACCGCCTTTGCTTAACTCAAATTTCCGCTTCTTCATACTATAACTATCCTCCATGCTGCAGACGCACTGCAAATTCAGGCGCCAGCTCAAATTTGTGTATGAATAATGTTCTTGTGTGAATTAAACCTTTTAAATTCACACTGTCTACTGGCATTATTGCGCAATATTTCTTTTGGAGCCGGACATATAAAGTCCCAATTCCTGTACAGTAACTGCCTTAGGGTCAAGATCTGCTACAATTTCACCTTCATACATAACCAGAATGCGGTCACTCACTTCCATAACCTCATCCAGCTCCAAGGATACTAAGAGCACTGCTTTACCGTTATCCCTCTGCTTGATTAACTGTTTATGAATATATTCTGTAGCTCCGACATCAAGTCCTCTGGTTGGCTGTACGGCTAATACGATATCCGGATCTCTGTCAAGCTCTCTGGCAATAATAACCTTCTGCTGATTACCGCCTGACATTCCTCTGGTAACGGAGTTCTCTTCCTGGGAGCTTCGAATGTCATACTGCCCGATTAATTTCTTGGCATACTCTCTTATCGCATCAAAACGGATAAATCCGTTGCGCTGGAATCTAGGTTCAAAGTAAGTCTGAAGCACCGCATTCTGCTGTAAGGTATAATCCAGTACCAGTCCATGCTTGTGTCTGTCCTCCGGTATATGTGCCATACCGGCAAGATATCTCCTTCGGATAGAATCCTTCGTAATGTCTTTTCCGTTTATGGATACTTTTCCGGACTGTACAGGCATCAACCCTGAAATTCCATATACCAGTTCAGACTGACCATTGCCGTCAATACCTGCAATACAGACAATCTCGCCTCTTCGAACTTCAAATGACACATCATTAACCACTTTTTTGTGGGAGTTAGCTGAAGCAACAGATAGATTCTCTACCTTTAATGTTACATCACCCAGTTTTTCTTCTGCCTTGTCCAGGTTAAAATTCACCTTGCGGCCTACCATCATTTCTGACATGGTTTCCCTGGTGGCAGACTCAACATCGATCGTGCCGATGTACTTGCCCTTTCTAAGAACAGTACAGCGGTTTGCTACCGCTTTGATTTCATTTAATTTATGTGAAATGAATATGATAGACTTGCCTTCATCTACCAGATTCTTCATTATCTTCATCAATTCATCGATTTCCTGCGGAGTTAGAACAGCCGTAGGCTCATCAAATATCAAAATCTCATTATCGCAGTAAAGCATCTTTAATATTTCAACTCTTTGCTGCATACCTACTGTAATATCGGATATATAGGAGTCAGGATCTATCTTTAACTTGTAATGCTCACTTAATTCTACAACCTTTTTTCTGGCTTCGTCCATTTTAAGGAAACCGCCTTTTACAGTTTCCCGGCCTAAAACGATGCTTTCAAGGACTGTGAAATTATGCACAAGTTTAAAATGCTGATGTACCATGCCGATATTCAAATTATTAGCGTCATTGGGGTTGTTAATCTTAACGGCTTTCCCGTTAATCTTAATTTCACCCTTTTCCGCCTGATATAAGCCGAATAATACGCTCATCAGTGTGGATTTTCCAGCACCGTTCTCTCCTAACAGAGCATGGACTTCTCCTTTTTTCACACAAAGCGTTACGTCATCAAGAGCTTTAAAATTACCAAACTCTTTCGTAATATGATTCATTTCAATGACATATTCCATACAGTCCTCCTAAGCATTCTTTAAAAATGAGGGTACTTATAAAATATAGGCACCCTCATCGCTTTTACACAATCTTCTAAATCTGCTATTACTTAATCATTTCAACTTTTACGAATTGAAGAGGAAGTCCGCTTGCATCTGCAACTGCTTTTCCGTCTTTATCCACTGCTGTTGTATCATTTAAGATAGTGATTTCTTTGCTAACAATCTTGTTGTAAATTGCTGTATAATCGTCCTTTGTGAACTTTGTAAATTTAGAGGTATCCATAGGAAGTTCAACACCTTCAGATGTTGCATCCAAAGTTACAGACTTTCCACCAGGGAATGTGTTGCCATAAAAAGCAGCTAAAGCATCATATACGGATTTCTTTAAGTTCTTCATGGAAGAAGTAATTACTGTATCGGATTCAGAAGACTGATCAACGTCAACACCGATTACTTTCTTTCCTGCTGCTTCTGCAGCTTTCATTACTGAGTTACCTACAGCACCGCCGCAAGCGAAGATAACTTCTGTTCCTTCGTTATACCAGGAAGCTGCTTTTGCCTGATTATCAGGAGTAGCATCAAAGTTACCAACATAAGTGTATTTTAAGTCAACACTGCCATCAGCAAGTCCTAATTCTTTTGCAGCGTATTCAGCACCCTGAGCAAATCCGTAACCATAACGGATAACGGCAGGAACTGCAATACCACCCATAAAACCTAACTTGGTGTAACCTTCTTTAACGATAGCATAACCTGCAAGGAAACCTGCTTCCTGCTCAGCGTAGAAGATTGAATAAGAGTTAGCTGCTACATCAGCTGTACCGCCATCTTCGTGAGGAACACCATCTAAGATAACGAATTTAACATCAGGATATTTAGCCTGCTCGGTATGAACAGGAACTTCAAACATATATCCAGGGCAAACTACGATTTTAGCACCACCCTTAATAGCAAGTTCAATACTTGTTATATAAGCTTCATCGGATTTCTCAGTGGGTTTGTAGTATTTGTAAGTTTTGCTGTTCTCTTTTGCATAAGCTTCAACACCTTCCCAGGCACCCTGGTTAAAGGATTTGTCATCGATAGTACCGATATCAGTGATTAATGCAACTTCATATTGATCGGAGCCGGATGCTTCTGCTGTTGCAGTAGGTGTAGCTGTGTCAGTTGCATTACCGGTTGTTGAATTTCCGTTGTTTCCGGAATTGTTGTTCTTACTACCGCATGCTGCTAATGAAAATACTAATGTCAAGGTTAAAGCAATGCTTAATGCCTTTTTGAATAACTTCATTTTTTCATTTCCTCCCTAAATAATATTCTTTTTATAAACCAATCCAATGCAAAAATCATCTTGCAATGATTTAATGCCCTAATAAGGGTGTGAATTATATTACTGTAATTCACTCTGCCCATCAAGATATAGCAGACGGACTAAAATACTTTACTGGCTGATAGCAACTTCCAAAGCCACTTTCATCATGTCATGGAAACTTTCCTGACGTTCCTCTGCTGTGGTAGCTTCTCCTGTTACCAGAGAATCAGAAATGGTGCAGATAGCAAGTGCATTCTTACCGGTTCTGGCTGCATTCATATAAAGAGCTGCAGCTTCCATCTCTACGCAGAGAACTCCCATCTTCGTCCACTTCATGGTACCCTGAGAATCGTCATAGAAGGTATCTGATGATAAGAAATTACCTGCCATATAGTGGATTCCCATTTCTTCTGTCACCTGTATCGCTTTACGTAAAAGATCATAGGAAGCGATTGGTGCAAATGTTCCGGGAAGTTCAAACTGGGTTGCATATGCTGAATTGGTGCAAGCTCCCATTGCAAAGGCGATGTCTCTGATCTTTAGATCCTTATGCATGGAACCGGCAGTTCCGATGCGGATAATGTTGTCCACATCATAATAACGGTACAGCTCATAAGAATAAATACCGATAGAAGGCATTCCCATTCCGCTTGCCATTACTGAAACCTTCTTATTCTTGTAGGTTCCGGTATATCCATTAACTCCTCTGACAGGATTAACTAATACAGCATTTTCAAGATAGTTGTCTGCTACAAATTTAGCTCTCAAGGGATCTCCGGGCATTAATACAGTTTTTGCAAAGTCGCCCTTCCCAGCCGCTATATGCGGTGTAGGTGTACTCATAGTATTCCTCCTCATTGCATATTTTAAATCATTGTGTAAAATCTGTCTATCGCAAACATACTATCGATGCGATAAAGAGTTAAGTAACGAAAACTCGGTCTTTTTCTTAATAATCTAAACTCCTTTTTAGAATTACTTTCAAATATTAAGGTGTTTTCACCATTTTCCATATTTTGTTTAATAGCTTTCTGCTTTCAGGCCCTTCACCAGATTAACTGCTGAACTGGTTCCAATTCTGGAACATCCGGCATGAATAAAGGCACTTAAATCCTCCAGTGAGCGAATACCACCGGCTGCCTTTATCTTGACTTCAGAACCAATATGCTCTTTAAATAATGCAATATCCTCAAGAGTTGCTCCGTCTGTTCCAAATCCGGTAGATGTCTTAATGAAATCAGCTCCGGCATTGGTAACCGCATGGCACATAGCAATCTTCTCTTCTTTGGTAAGATAACAGGTTTCAATAATAACCTTTAAGATCTTATCACCGGTTAGCTGCTTTAAAAGTGCAATTTCTTCTTCTACCTTCTTGTAGTCGCCGTTCTTGACATCCGTTAGATTAATAACCATATCAATTTCAGCTGCTCCATCTTCTAAAGCCTGCTTGGTTTCAAAGGCCTTTGTTTCTTTTGTATTATATCCAAGCGGGAAGCCTATAACCGTACAGATTGCCAGCTTATCCCCGTATTCTTTATGAATTCGCTTCACATAGCAGGGCGGTACACAAACAGATGCTGTCTGAAACTCAATCGCTTCTTCACACAGTTTCTTGATATCCTCCCATTCAGACACTGCTTTTAATAAAGTATGATCTACATAATGCAGCATTTCAGTTTCTATCATGTTAACTCCTTTCGTGAATATCAGTTTTGCGATATGATATTCTAGAATACGTTGTTTCAATTAATATTAATATTCCAGAATACCCCTCTGTTTTATGCATAAATATAAAACCAAATACACGAACAATTCCTTGGCTGCAAATGGTTAATATTATACGAAAACATACAAAAACAGCTGCCTGTATAATTCCAAGCTCTGTATTCCACCTTTTTTATCATGGAATGTATGAACCAGGATACAAAATATATACTATAGAATAATAGCGTTTGCAGCTTCAGGCAACATTTGGATTAGTATTGTAGTATGCTTTTCATTTCTTAGTTCTATACTACCACTTTTATAGGTGCCGGTCAATAAATTTTTGTTTCACTTTTCACATTTTTTATCTTTTCTTTGTTCAACTTGTAGCATATTGTACTATATTCAGAATTATCTTGAATATATATCCACAAAATGTTATAATGCTAACATAAATTATGAGACTAAAATAAATCACTTTTCTACCGGATGTCATTTTCCGCTATATCTTTACTATATTGTGAATGAGGAGTTCAGAATGAGCAAGAAGACGGACCGGCTTAACCGGCTTATAGACATTATCAAAACTAAAAACGGAGCCTCCGTCAAAGAGCTTGCAGCAGTATTGGGGGTATCTGAGATGACTATACGAAGAGATCTGGATGTACTGGAACAGCACAGCATTGTTAATAACGTTTATGGAGCAGCTATCTATAACCCCGCTTCCGACAATCCTACCTTTAAAAATAAAGAAGGCTCTGATTATGACCTTGGTAATCCCTATGAACTCTCAAATGCCAAAGGCGCAAGAGATACGGAGAAAAAAAACATCGGCGCACTTGCTGCCTCGTTGATTAATTCCGGTGATATTATTGTAATTGATACCGGTTCTACCACAGAAATGCTCGCAGAGCATATACCGGATGATATAAAAGCTACTGTTCTATGCTATAATGCCAACATCCTAAATTCCCTTCGTCCAAAAGATAATCTGACACTGATATTCTCAGGTGGTAAATACCATCCTCAGACACAGATGGTTGAAAGTTTACAGGGTGTAGAGCTTATAAAGAGTATGAGGTTCACAAAAGCCTTTATCTCAGCTGCGGGAGTTCATGCAAATCTTGGTATAACCTGTGTATACGACTATGAAGTGCCTACCAAACTTGCCATTATGCAATCCTCCGTAGAAAAAATTCTGCTCTTTGACTCCAGTAAATTTAATCAGGTTAAACCGGCTTTCTTTGGAAGCTTAGCTGATTTTGATGTCATAATAACAGATGACGATATCAGTGACGACTGGAGAGAATTGATTTTATCAAAAAATATTAAACTCTATACCGTACCGGGTAATAAATAAAAAGCGCTGTGAAGAATTAATTATATCTTCACAGCGTTTCCTATATATAATACTTAATTTGATTCTTGATTTAATTTCTAACTTTAATTCCTTGATTTAATTTCTTATTTTAATTTCTTACTTTGATTCCTTGATTTAATTTCTTACTTTGATTCCTTGATTTAATTTCTTACTCTAATTCCTTACTTTAATTTCTTGACTTAATTTCTTACTTTAACACCATACTTTGATTCTTTACTTTAATTCTTCACTTTGATTCGCTACAATCTTAAAGTCTGCTTTTTATAAAAGAAGGTTAACACTTTGCCATCACAATCGTTATCAACTGCTGCAAGCAAATATTACTGCTCTTTTCCCCGTTTCTTCTTCATAAGAGGGAATTCTCCGCTCTCTCTTAGATTTTTTAGTTTCTGAACTTTAAAGGCTTTGAATCTGTCTGCATCCGATTTCTCTAATACTTTAAGTTCTACCATTTTATCAAGAAGTTTTGCTTCATCATTCATCTCTGTTTCCAGAAGCCCATAGATTTCTTCCTTCTGGGCTTTGGTCAGGGTCTGCCAGGCAGATTCCGCTTTTTGAATTTTTTGTTCAAAGGCAGCATCTTTGCTGTTTCTATCTTTTTTCCCCTCTGACAGTGTTGCCGATTCAGTATTTGTCTCCGCTGCATTTACTGTAATTGATCCAAAACCGGCCAAATAGATAAAACCGGCCAGTACAAGACCGCATAACTTTATTTTGTTCATTCAGCTTCCTCACTTTCCTGAATGGCAAAGTGTTACCTTCTGATTTAGTGTTTCCGGCAGATGTGAAGAATTTGTGAACATTTACTATGTAATAATTTCCAGCATATATTAATCTAAGTATCGCCTCCATAAGTCGAAAATTTCTTATTAATCAATTTTTTATTTATATAATTCAAAATCGCTTTAGCTAAAATTAAAGAGTATATGAAATAATACGAATATATTAATGCCGGTGTCTGTAAAAATAGACAATTCTTAACTTAATCATAATATACAAAATCCATGAACCACAGTAAAGATATTAGTTTTTACTGCAGTTCATGGATTTAAAAAATAATTAGAACTTAAAAATTCCCAAATTTTAAATATGAATAGTCTCATTTATATATAACAGGTGCTTCTATAATAAATCGCTTCGGTTTTATTTCACAATATAAAAGCATCTACAGTTCCTTTAGCAATCTTATATAGAACTCCACCGTCTTAAGCATCGTATCTATCGGAATTCTTTCATCATGACCATGGATCAGTGCGCGTTCCTCTCCTGAGAGTTTCATGGCAGAGAAACGGTACACTCTGTCAGTAATACGGCAATAATGCCTGGAATCACTGCACGCCATCATCAGATATGGTGAAACCAGTGCCTTCGGCCAAGTCTGCCGAATTACTTTCTTCAGCTTATGCCACTCCTCGCAGGAAGTATCCGAATAAATAGATGGGTTCATACCGTCCACCAGAGAAACCTTGATTTTCTCATTCCGAACAATCTTCTTTAAATACTCGGAAGCAGAATCAATATTATCTTTTCCAAGTAATCTCATATTAATTCCAAAACTTGCTTTTGACGGGAGCACATTATAAGCCTTACTGCCTTCCATTCTGGTAACCGCTACAGTGGTTCGCAGCATAGCATTAAGCTCTCCGCCGGATTTTTTACAAATGAGGTCCAACAC
It includes:
- the deoC gene encoding deoxyribose-phosphate aldolase — protein: MIETEMLHYVDHTLLKAVSEWEDIKKLCEEAIEFQTASVCVPPCYVKRIHKEYGDKLAICTVIGFPLGYNTKETKAFETKQALEDGAAEIDMVINLTDVKNGDYKKVEEEIALLKQLTGDKILKVIIETCYLTKEEKIAMCHAVTNAGADFIKTSTGFGTDGATLEDIALFKEHIGSEVKIKAAGGIRSLEDLSAFIHAGCSRIGTSSAVNLVKGLKAESY
- the deoD gene encoding purine-nucleoside phosphorylase, which gives rise to MSTPTPHIAAGKGDFAKTVLMPGDPLRAKFVADNYLENAVLVNPVRGVNGYTGTYKNKKVSVMASGMGMPSIGIYSYELYRYYDVDNIIRIGTAGSMHKDLKIRDIAFAMGACTNSAYATQFELPGTFAPIASYDLLRKAIQVTEEMGIHYMAGNFLSSDTFYDDSQGTMKWTKMGVLCVEMEAAALYMNAARTGKNALAICTISDSLVTGEATTAEERQESFHDMMKVALEVAISQ
- a CDS encoding ABC transporter permease; the protein is MKKRKFELSKGGKDFAASIVAIAAGLLFGLIILLFSNAHQALPAFGMILKGGFTDGLSGLAQVFYLATPIILTGLSVGFAFKTGLFNIGSSGQFTSGAFAAVYIGVKWTFLPGGVHWIVALLGAFIAGAIWGMVPGILKAVANVNEVITSIMMNYIGMYLVNILIVKYVYDPIKSQSVPVAKTALIPKAGLDKLFHSNNINISIFIAIVAVIIVYIVLNKTTFGYELKACGLSPEASRYAGINSKRNIILSMTIAGALSGLGGGLLYLAGSGKYLQVLDVLAPQGFNGISVALLGMSNPIGILFAGLFIGHITVGGNNIQLFNFVPEIVDIIISTIIYFGAFALLIKHLFDRFRRKSSESGAAKEAK
- a CDS encoding ABC transporter ATP-binding protein; the encoded protein is MEYVIEMNHITKEFGNFKALDDVTLCVKKGEVHALLGENGAGKSTLMSVLFGLYQAEKGEIKINGKAVKINNPNDANNLNIGMVHQHFKLVHNFTVLESIVLGRETVKGGFLKMDEARKKVVELSEHYKLKIDPDSYISDITVGMQQRVEILKMLYCDNEILIFDEPTAVLTPQEIDELMKIMKNLVDEGKSIIFISHKLNEIKAVANRCTVLRKGKYIGTIDVESATRETMSEMMVGRKVNFNLDKAEEKLGDVTLKVENLSVASANSHKKVVNDVSFEVRRGEIVCIAGIDGNGQSELVYGISGLMPVQSGKVSINGKDITKDSIRRRYLAGMAHIPEDRHKHGLVLDYTLQQNAVLQTYFEPRFQRNGFIRFDAIREYAKKLIGQYDIRSSQEENSVTRGMSGGNQQKVIIARELDRDPDIVLAVQPTRGLDVGATEYIHKQLIKQRDNGKAVLLVSLELDEVMEVSDRILVMYEGEIVADLDPKAVTVQELGLYMSGSKRNIAQ
- a CDS encoding DeoR/GlpR family DNA-binding transcription regulator, whose protein sequence is MSKKTDRLNRLIDIIKTKNGASVKELAAVLGVSEMTIRRDLDVLEQHSIVNNVYGAAIYNPASDNPTFKNKEGSDYDLGNPYELSNAKGARDTEKKNIGALAASLINSGDIIVIDTGSTTEMLAEHIPDDIKATVLCYNANILNSLRPKDNLTLIFSGGKYHPQTQMVESLQGVELIKSMRFTKAFISAAGVHANLGITCVYDYEVPTKLAIMQSSVEKILLFDSSKFNQVKPAFFGSLADFDVIITDDDISDDWRELILSKNIKLYTVPGNK
- a CDS encoding BMP family lipoprotein, which encodes MKLFKKALSIALTLTLVFSLAACGSKNNNSGNNGNSTTGNATDTATPTATAEASGSDQYEVALITDIGTIDDKSFNQGAWEGVEAYAKENSKTYKYYKPTEKSDEAYITSIELAIKGGAKIVVCPGYMFEVPVHTEQAKYPDVKFVILDGVPHEDGGTADVAANSYSIFYAEQEAGFLAGYAIVKEGYTKLGFMGGIAVPAVIRYGYGFAQGAEYAAKELGLADGSVDLKYTYVGNFDATPDNQAKAASWYNEGTEVIFACGGAVGNSVMKAAEAAGKKVIGVDVDQSSESDTVITSSMKNLKKSVYDALAAFYGNTFPGGKSVTLDATSEGVELPMDTSKFTKFTKDDYTAIYNKIVSKEITILNDTTAVDKDGKAVADASGLPLQFVKVEMIK